From Bombina bombina isolate aBomBom1 chromosome 1, aBomBom1.pri, whole genome shotgun sequence:
tctccttgaagtctggaaaccgaaagaggctgatctcactgttgcaggaccctataaaggtaagaaaacagacacctccttcccacttgcaacattgtaacaacaccatttagcattactccagacttcaagttggtaaacccttaattttgttacaggcccactagagggccctccactaccattatCTACAGCATTTAACATATCCTTTATATATAGGAACtgtatatgaaagatttaaaagatatctttcatttatagtaaattataagtgtctttctgaaagaattTCTTACTGTTTgtatagtttttaatcaaacaATTGATAGCAATTCTAATATGCAAACTAGCACAGTCTAAAACATTTACATAGCAGTTTTTATGCAGACAAGCATACTATGAACAAACTTTATTGCAAAGTTATGCACAGTTTAGATAATGCAACAGACAATGCAAGTCCGTCTGCTGCAAAGTTACCGGACAAgtatattaaataaagtatttttttcccaAAGTTGTGTTTAGCTTAATTTAGTTAACTCCACACCCATGAACACTGATCTCAGGGCATAGACAAGAAGAAGATTAGGGAAACACAGTACTAGGCCAGCCAACATAGCACAATAAAAGCCCTTAAAAGTTGCAAAGCTTACTGGGAAGAAATATGACTTCCTAGTAGGTAGAGGCACTGTGCTGGTGCTACATATTCCATGTTGTAAAGCAGGCTTTCTACCTTCCACACAGCATTTGCTACTTTATAGTTTGCTGAGAGATAAAGATCTTTCTCCAGGCCCAGCCCTGAAAGGAGACAAGTGAATAAAAAACAATATGCAGTGCTTAAAATACATTGAAGAAGCAGACTACACATAGTTGTAGATGATTCCTATTATTGATAACTTATAGGTACTGATATtgacaaaattaataataattattcataattTGATCCAACAAGGATCTTAGAACTGAGACACGAGTGTAGACTGCTGGAGATGAGGGAGAGCAGGTAGAATTTCCCCAGGACACAATACCAACCAAGATCCAAGCTCCATTCCTCTGGCACACAAGAGGTCCACCAGTGTCACCCTAAAGGAGGTGCAAGAAAAAAGAGGTTTGTTAGAGTTCTATAGACTCAACCCCTGAAAGATAATGGTTtaccccctaaaaatatatattttgcaccaAATGAGAGGTTGCTAATTAGAGAACTGTCCTAACTTAGAGGTACTGATAaacaatttacaaaaaatatatttccctCAGTACAAAAGTGATTCTCACCAGAAAAATGTAAAATCCTACAATGCAGGGGGAGGCACCCGAGGCTCCGGCGCAAATCATGGTTCTAAGGATCTGGCTTCCCCAGTATCTCTTGCATTCAGCATTGGTAAGAAGAGGCAGAGACGCCTGCTGCAGTTTGCTTGAAGTAGTTCCTgctaaaagaaaataattacacttTAACAGCTAGAAtagtctgtgaatatatatattttatatatggtacttcattttgctatatatatatgtatattagacgTGCGTTTCGGGCAAATTTTGTTTTCAGCCAAAAtgccgattcggagattcgaatgcatccgaatttccgaatcggaaaatcacaaaaaaatccgaaaatgaataaatcagttttccgaattttccgatccattattcatattcagaatttttcattcttCTAATCTagaccgcagttccctgacattgccgaaactaactaaatcactaaataaagcaattaacccctaaaccgcagttccccgacatcgccaaagctaactaaacctattaacccataaactgcagttcccaaacatccctgacacaaactaaacctattaacccctaaaccgctgttcccaaacatcaccaacacgaactaaacctattaaccgctaaaccgcagttccccgacatcgctgacacaaactgaacctattaacccctaacccgcagttccccaacatcgccgacactaactaaacctattaacccctaaactgcagttcccaaacatcgctgacactaattaaacctattaacccctaaaccgcagttcccaaacattgttgacactaactaaacctattaacccgaaaccacagttccccaacatcgccgacactaactaaacctattaacccctaaactgcagttcccaaacatcgccgacactaactaaagctattagcccctaaaccgcagttcccaaacatcgccaacactaactaaacctatttacccctaaatcgcagttcccaaacattgctaacactaactaaacttattaacccgaaactgcagttcccaaacatcgcc
This genomic window contains:
- the LOC128661450 gene encoding chymotrypsin A-like, translated to MGTPHRVVLGEYDLSSSAEPIQIKTISRVFIHPDYSPFTLTNDITLIKLTLAATLNNRVFPVRITRAYDVFHAGERCVTTGWGYTDAFSGTTSSKLQQASLPLLTNAECKRYWGSQILRTMICAGASGASPCIGDTGGPLVCQRNGAWILVGIVSWGNSTCSPSSPAVYTRVSVLRSLLDQIMNNYY